One region of Lathamus discolor isolate bLatDis1 chromosome 2, bLatDis1.hap1, whole genome shotgun sequence genomic DNA includes:
- the CLDN12 gene encoding claudin-12, whose amino-acid sequence MGCRDVHAATVLAFLSGTASVAGLLAAVLLPNWRQMRLCTFNKNERNVTVYTGLWIKCARFDGSRDCVIYDPQWYTAVDQLDLRVLQFALPLSMLTAVSALFLCLIGMCNTAFVSTVPNVKLAKCLVNSAGCHLVAALLFLLACAICLTPSIWVIFYNNYLNRKYEPIFSFDISVFIAIASAGGLFFTSIMLFLWYCACKSLPSPFWQPLYSHAPSMHSYASQPYSARSRLSAMEIDIPVVTHAT is encoded by the coding sequence ATGGGCTGCCGGGATGTTCATGCAGCGACTGTCCTGGCCTTCCTCAGCGGAACCGCCTCAGTAGCTGGACTCCTTGCAGCAGTTCTTCTTCCAAACTGGAGGCAAATGAGACTGTGCACATTCAACAAGAATGAGAGGAACGTGACAGTTTACACTGGACTTTGGATTAAGTGCGCTCGCTTTGATGGGAGTAGAGACTGTGTGATATATGACCCACAGTGGTACACTGCTGTTGATCAACTGGATTTGCGTGTTCTTCAGTTTGCCCTTCCACTGAGTATGTTAACTGCTGTCTCGGCTCTGTTTCTCTGCTTGATTGGCATGTGTAACACAGCCTTTGTATCGACTGTGCCAAACGTCAAACTGGCCAAATGCCTTGTGAACAGTGCAGGCTGCCACCTCGTGGCTGCCCTCTTGTTCCTGCTTGCATGTGCCATTTGTCTCACTCCGTCAATCTGGGTCATTTTTTATAACAACTATCTGAACAGAAAATACGAGCCTATCTTTAGCTTTGACATCTCTGTGTTTATTGCCATTGCCAGTGCTGGTGGTCTGTTTTTCACTTCCATTATGCTGTTTCTGTGGTACTGTGCATGTAAAAGTCTACCTTCCCCTTTTTGGCAGCCCCTCTATTCCCATGCCCCTAGCATGCACAGCTATGCCTCCCAGCCATATTCTGCACGCTCTCGCCTCTCTGCCATGGAAATTGACATTCCTGTTGTGACACATGCAACTTAA